The Pyrus communis chromosome 14, drPyrComm1.1, whole genome shotgun sequence sequence CATCCTCCTGACCGGCATGATGTGATTAAACTCAATTTTGATGGTTCAGTTTCGAACAACCGTGCTGCTACTGCCTTTGTGCTCTGTAACAGTAATTCACAGGTGATTAGGGTGGGGGCTTTTAACCTTGATGGTGCTATTATTTCGGTAGCAGAAGCAACGGGTTTGCGAGAAGGGCTCCAGTGTGCTAGGCGCAAGGGTTTCACCAAAGTGAAGGTGGAGGGGGACTCTAAACTCATCATTGATGCTGTGCAGGATCACTGGGGGATTCCTTGGAGAGTCAGCTCTATAATCAATGATATTCGTATCCTGGCTCGATCTTTTAGTCATGTTGATTGGAAGCACATTTTCAGGGAATCAAACTTTGTTGCGAATGCTTTAGCTCACCTTATCCTCTCCCTCTCGAATCCTCATTATTGGGATTTCTGCTTACCTGATGTTGCTCCTCCTACCTTTAATTTTGATTGTATTGGAAACGGTTGTACTAGAGGTTTCATGCTTTAATGAATTTCTTTgcatcaaaaaacaaaaaaaaagcaataaatttctaatattgaaaataaaagttttaaacAGTTGTTTGTGAAAATTAAGTCTATGGTGGCTAAATTAAACACCCTTGGGCCTTGGCACTAATATAAATCAAGTCTAGCTACTAAAATATACATAGCATTGAAACCACATTCGGGGAAAAAGAGTTAAACATCATATTAATCTTAATTAACATCCAAAACTTCTGGGTCACAAAGAAATTTGCCGCACATACAGCAACAACAAGAAGGAGATACGTATGCCATACTATACATTTAACTACCGGATAATGCTaagtaaactaaatttgtatgttaaatttacaaactaaatgaggTGTtattaataaaacaataaacatattacaaaatttggtctacaaatttaatctctctaacattatccttaatTATATAATGCTAAAATTGTTTTAACCAATTTACAGCaacagaagaaagatgacaagaaacaaagaaattaggataatgctagagaaattaaaattttacactaaatttacaaattaaatgatatatttcgtctataaatttaatttctctagcattacccttaatTATATAATGCTAAAATTGTTTTAACCAATTTACCTCaacagaagaaagatgacacgaaacaaagaaattaagataatgttagagaaaCTAAAATTTTACACTATATtaacaaatcaaataatgtattatcaataaaaattaagtaaattacACAACACTTCGAAGATAACTCAATCATCAGCCACTTCGtttggtttataaaatttagtttaaaattttaatctcccaaattttaaaattgttcCAACTTGCAAATATTCCctcaattttcttgttcaataTACAGTATCACTTGTTACCAAGGAGCGCgatagaaattaacaataaaataaagcCTAGTTCGCTATTTTAGCTGAGGAACTCAAATTACATCAACGTATTTCATTTTTAGGTTTCATCAATAACTAAAactacagagagagagagagagagagagagagagagagagagaagacaatTATGCTAAATCATATGTTGCTGCCAAAATATCACAAAAGAAATTACTAGGCAGCTGCTACGACTAAGTAAAGATGGCA is a genomic window containing:
- the LOC137714394 gene encoding uncharacterized protein — encoded protein: MCPRSRRVVFLSPVVLVRLFYKANGKCDSKEALPISSFIKWHPPDRHDVIKLNFDGSVSNNRAATAFVLCNSNSQVIRVGAFNLDGAIISVAEATGLREGLQCARRKGFTKVKVEGDSKLIIDAVQDHWGIPWRVSSIINDIRILARSFSHVDWKHIFRESNFVANALAHLILSLSNPHYWDFCLPDVAPPTFNFDCIGNGCTRGFML